The Henckelia pumila isolate YLH828 chromosome 2, ASM3356847v2, whole genome shotgun sequence genome includes a window with the following:
- the LOC140880283 gene encoding cellulose synthase A catalytic subunit 3 [UDP-forming], with protein MEPEVDTKGKSLKNTGGQVCQICGDNVGLTAAGESFVACNVCSFPVCRPCYEYERKDGNQSCPQCKTRYKRHKGSPAISGDGEEDTVVDDNDNDAHYSDGKNEKQKISERMLSWHTNYGRGEDIGIPKYDKEVPHNHMHLLTNGTDVSGELSAASPGRVSMASPPPSGVGKPRIVDPVREFGSPGLGNVAWKERVDGWKMKQEKPVVPMTTSHPPSERGGDIDASTDILVDDSLLNDEARQPLSRKVSIPSSRINPYRMVIVLRLIILCIFLHYRITNPVPNAFALWLISVICEIWFAISWILDQFPKWLPINRETYLDRLALRYDREGEPSQLAAVDIFVSTVDPLKEPPLVTANTVLSILAVDYPVDKVSCYVSDDGSAMLTFEALSETSEFARKWVPFCKKYNIEPRAPEWYFAQKIDYLKDKVQPSFVKDRRAMKREYEEFKIRVNGLVAKAQKVPEEGWIMQDGTPWPGNNTRDHPGMIQVFLGQSGGLDSEGNELPRLVYVSREKRPGFQHHKKAGAMNALVRVSAVLTNGPFLLNLDCDHYINNSKALRESMCFLMDPNLGKYVCYVQFPQRFDGIDKSDRYANRNTVFFDINLRGLDGVQGPVYVGTGCVFNRTALYGYEPPHKPKQKKSGVFSSCFGRSSKNTSKSSKKGSDKKKSSKHVDPTVPIFSLEDIEEGVEGAGFDDEKSLLMSQMSLEKRFGQSSVFVASTLMENGGVPQSATPETLLKEAIHVISCGYEDKTEWGSEIGWIYGSVTEDILTGFKMHARGWRSIYCMPPRPAFKGSAPINLSDRLNQVLRWALGSVEILFSRHCPIWYGYKGRLKWLERFAYVNTTIYPITSIPLVFYCTLPAVCLLTGKFIIPQISNIASIWFLSLFLSIFATGILEMRWSGVGIDEWWRNEQFWVIGGVSAHLFAVFQGLLKVLAGIDTNFTVTSKASDEDGDFAELYLFKWTTLLIPPTTLLIINLVGVVAGISYAINSGYQSWGPLFGKLFFAFWVIVHLYPFLKGLMGRQNRTPTIVVVWSILLASIFSLLWVRVDPFTTRVTGPDVEECGINC; from the exons ATGGAACCTGAAGTTGATACTAAG GGAAAGAGCTTGAAGAACACTGGGGGCCAGGTTTGTCAGATATGTGGAGATAATGTGGGCTTGACTGCCGCAGGGGAGTCATTTGTTGCGTGCAATGTCTGTTCGTTTCCCGTGTGTAGGCCATGCTATGAGTATGAGCGAAAAGATGGGAACCAGTCTTGCCCTCAGTGCAAAACCAGATACAAGAGGCATAAAG GAAGTCCTGCTATTAGTGGAGATGGTGAGGAGGATACTGTTGTTGATGATAATGACAATGATGCCCATTACTCTGATGGTAAAAATGAGAAGCAGAAGATTTCCGAGCGCATGTTGAGCTGGCACACAAATTATGGTCGAGGGGAAGATATTGGAATACCGAAATATGATAAGGAGGTCCCTCACAACCACATGCATTTGCTTACAAATGGAACAGAT GTATCTGGAGAACTCTCAGCAGCATCACCTGGACGTGTTTCAATGGCATCTCCACCTCCTAGTGGTGTTGGGAAAC CTAGAATTGTGGATCCAGTGAGGGAGTTTGGATCCCCAGGCTTGGGTAATGTTGCCTGGAAAGAAAGAGTTGATGGCTGGAAGATGAAGCAGGAGAAACCCGTTGTTCCAATGACAACTAGCCATCCTCCTTCTGAAAGAGGTGGAGATATTGACGCGAGTACAGATATTCTTGTGGACGATTCTCTACT GAATGATGAAGCCCGGCAGCCTCTATCAAGGAAGGTTTCTATTCCATCATCCAGAATAAATCCTTACAGGATGGTTATAGTTTTGCGGCTTATAATTTTATGCATTTTCTTGCACTATCGAATAACCAATCCTGTGCCGAATGCGTTTGCTTTGTGGTTAATATCGGTAATCTGTGAAATTTGGTTTGCTATATCCTGGATTCTGGATCAGTTCCCAAAATGGCTTCCAATTAACCGCGAGACGTATCTGGATAGACTTGCTCTTAG ATATGACCGTGAAGGAGAGCCATCGCAGTTGGCTGCAGTTGACATCTTTGTCAGTACTGTCGACCCTTTAAAAGAGCCTCCTCTTGTTACAGCCAATACTGTCTTGTCCATTCTTGCGGTTGACTATCCAGTTGACAAGGTCTCATGTTACGTCTCTGATGATGGTTCTGCCATGTTGACTTTTGAAGCTCTGTCTGAAACATCAGAATTTGCAAGAAAATGGGTTCCTTTCTGCAAGAAGTACAATATTGAGCCACGGGCTCCAGAATGGTACTTTGCTCAGAAGATTGACTACTTAAAAGATAAAGTTCAGCCGTCATTTGTAAAAGATCGGAGGGCTATGAAG AGAGAATATGAAGAGTTCAAAATTCGTGTTAATGGACTAGTTGCCAAGGCTCAAAAAGTCCCTGAAGAAGGTTGGATCATGCAAGATGGTACCCCATGGCCTGGAAATAATACAAGAGATCATCCAGGAATGATCCAG GTTTTCCTAGGCCAAAGTGGAGGTCTTGACAGTGAGGGTAATGAGCTGCCCCGTCTAGTATACGTTTCTCGTGAAAAGCGGCCAGGGTTCCAGCATCACAAGAAAGCTGGAGCTATGAATGCACTT GTTCGTGTGTCAGCAGTTCTTACCAATGGTCCTTTCTTGTTGAATCTTGATTGTGATCACTACATTAACAACAGCAAGGCCTTGCGTGAATCAATGTGCTTTTTAATGGATCCAAATCTAGGAAAATACGTTTGCTATGTTCAATTTCCACAGAGATTTGATGGTATTGATAAGAGTGATCGATATGCCAATCGCAACACTGTCTTCTTTGAT ATCAACTTGAGAGGTCTGGATGGCGTTCAGGGCCCTGTTTATGTGGGCACTGGTTGTGTCTTTAACAGAACAGCTTTGTATGGTTATGAGCCTCCTCATAAACCTAAACAAAAGAAATCTGGAGTGTTCTCCTCTTGTTTTGGTCGGTCAAGTAAGAATACTTCGAAATCAAGTAAAAAGGGATCTGATAAAAAGAAATCTAGCAAGCATGTCGATCCCACAGTTCCTATCTTCAGCTTGGAGGATATAGAGGAGGGTGTTGAAG GTGCTGGGTTTGATGATGAGAAGTCATTGCTCATGTCCCAAATGAGCCTTGAGAAAAGATTTGGCCAGTCTTCAGTTTTTGTCGCATCAACCCTTATGGAGAATGGTGGTGTTCCTCAGTCTGCAACACCAGAGACACTTCTAAAAGAAGCCATCCATGTTATTAGTTGTGGTTATGAAGATAAGACAGAATGGGGAAGTGAG ATTGGATGGATTTATGGTTCGGTCACAGAAGATATCCTTACAGGATTTAAGATGCATGCTCGTGGCTGGCGATCTATTTACTGTATGCCTCCAAGACCAGCATTTAAGGGATCAGCTCCAATTAATCTCTCCGATCGTCTGAACCAAGTGCTTCGATGGGCCTTGGGTTCTGTGGAGATTTTGTTTAGCAGACATTGTCCTATATGGTATGGCTATAAAGGAAGATTGAAATGGTTAGAAAGGTTTGCTTATGTCAACACCACAATTTACCCAATCACGTCCATTCCTCTCGTGTTCTATTGTACATTGCCAGCTGTCTGCTTGCTTACTGGCAAGTTCATTATCCCACAG ATCAGTAACATTGCCAGTATCTGGTTTTTGTCACTCTTTCTCTCCATTTTTGCGACGGGTATACTTGAGATGCGGTGGAGTGGTGTTGGAATCGACGAATGGTGGAGGAACGAGCAGTTTTGGGTCATTGGAGGTGTCTCGGCTCACCTCTTCGCTGTCTTTCAAGGTTTGCTCAAAGTACTTGCTGGAATCGACACCAACTTCACTGTCACATCCAAGGCCTCAGATGAAGACGGGGATTTTGCCGAGCTTTACCTGTTCAAATGGACAACTCTTCTAATCCCCCCAACAACGCTCCTCATTATAAACTTGGTAGGCGTCGTTGCTGGGATTTCTTATGCAATCAACAGTGGGTACCAATCGTGGGGGCCGCTTTTTGGGAAACTATTCTTTGCCTTCTGGGTGATTGTTCATCTGTATCCTTTCCTTAAAGGTCTCATGGGTCGCCAGAACCGTACACCCACTATCGTCGTGGTCTGGTCCATTCTTCTTGCTTCAATCTTTTCGCTGTTATGGGTTCGAGTCGATCCGTTCACCACTCGAGTCACTGGTCCTGATGTTGAGGAGTGTGGAATTAACTGCTAG